The following coding sequences are from one uncultured Bacteroides sp. window:
- a CDS encoding BF2992 family fimbrillin-A clan protein has translation MKNKYLLLFLLIIGSIACIDDSQSSNKQFMAINFTMPGIVAQNNSSTRSTLDAGATMRVLVYQRVGSSANLSVDTYITENTYAVSSDGSLNPCITDDNGNKTSDTGTEMVLRSGVYDFYAITPALKVTRTGGATVNVPNGRDYATSLTENIVIDANNNAQTVALTTLERKCVKLTFNIDRGATSVKSVIIDELKLENLSTTPMVGATIASDLPVNTEKNGVLTLTTSDFTADAIDAWKASASAIVLPKSAGSLQLTLTAHFNGHSTARTMTVAVPDIVYEKGKEYIYLLKLYGDQIVLNLVSQGTWNNPVSLDTELGLPTSNCYMLPAGSSVDIPVSRANESTLAIDDATLSANGTYTQISSTTNWKTSVLWESVSGLVTLSNSTGTGPAGYFTVTANSLAENSGGNAVIAIKNSSDSILWSWHIWVTDYDPNTGATDLITNEFRDYVFMDRNLGATSNLKGDIGTVGLLYQWGRKDPFPNSSDWTETEPTLYGEVTSVQVSNTLGLTQSVRHPITYISNLFNWLESDYRYLWNTQEGKKTVYDPCPQGWRVPLTYMSGGAIYYTPWTYLLVVSSEAFYSYDPYNYGATYESYGFSFTKNEVNIAFYPFTGGRTYTGALSDLIHGGGYLTATLSRSFRSYCVFMDKASFASGTTRRSYGYAVRCVKE, from the coding sequence ATGAAGAATAAATATCTCTTGCTTTTTTTATTGATAATAGGAAGTATTGCCTGTATAGATGATAGCCAATCATCAAATAAACAGTTCATGGCGATAAATTTCACTATGCCTGGCATTGTGGCTCAGAATAACTCTTCCACTCGTTCTACATTGGATGCAGGTGCTACCATGCGTGTTTTGGTATATCAACGCGTGGGAAGTTCTGCTAATCTTTCTGTAGATACGTACATTACAGAAAACACCTATGCAGTCTCTTCTGATGGAAGTCTAAATCCGTGTATAACAGACGACAATGGAAATAAGACTTCGGATACAGGTACAGAAATGGTTCTTCGTTCGGGAGTCTATGATTTTTACGCTATAACTCCGGCTTTGAAAGTAACTCGTACGGGTGGAGCTACTGTGAATGTGCCCAACGGGCGTGATTATGCAACTTCACTAACAGAAAATATAGTTATTGATGCCAATAATAATGCACAAACGGTAGCACTCACCACGTTGGAGAGGAAATGTGTTAAATTGACTTTTAATATAGACCGAGGGGCCACTTCTGTTAAGAGTGTGATTATTGATGAATTAAAATTGGAAAATCTTTCTACTACCCCGATGGTAGGGGCAACTATAGCTTCTGATTTACCCGTCAACACAGAAAAAAATGGAGTCTTAACTCTCACTACTTCGGATTTTACTGCGGATGCTATTGACGCATGGAAAGCATCGGCTTCTGCAATTGTATTGCCCAAGAGTGCCGGCTCGCTCCAATTAACGCTAACAGCGCATTTCAATGGCCATTCTACCGCTCGTACAATGACAGTTGCCGTTCCGGATATTGTCTATGAAAAAGGGAAGGAGTATATCTATTTGTTGAAATTATATGGAGATCAGATTGTTTTAAATTTAGTTTCGCAGGGTACTTGGAATAATCCTGTCAGTCTGGATACTGAATTAGGTCTGCCAACTTCTAATTGTTATATGCTTCCTGCCGGAAGTTCGGTTGATATTCCTGTATCTCGGGCAAATGAAAGTACCCTTGCGATAGATGATGCTACATTAAGTGCTAATGGCACTTATACACAGATCTCTTCTACCACGAATTGGAAGACCAGTGTGTTGTGGGAGAGTGTTTCCGGTTTAGTCACTCTTAGCAACAGTACCGGCACAGGACCGGCTGGTTATTTTACAGTGACTGCCAATAGCCTTGCCGAGAATAGTGGCGGTAACGCTGTTATTGCTATCAAAAATAGTTCAGATTCTATACTGTGGTCCTGGCATATTTGGGTAACGGATTATGATCCGAATACAGGAGCTACTGATTTGATAACGAATGAGTTTCGTGATTATGTGTTTATGGATAGGAATCTGGGGGCTACTTCTAATCTAAAAGGAGATATAGGAACCGTTGGATTATTATATCAATGGGGGCGTAAAGACCCTTTTCCAAATAGTAGCGATTGGACAGAGACGGAACCGACTCTTTATGGAGAAGTTACAAGTGTTCAGGTTTCTAACACTTTAGGACTAACACAATCTGTCCGGCATCCAATTACATATATCAGTAATTTATTCAATTGGTTGGAGAGTGATTATCGGTATTTATGGAATACTCAAGAAGGTAAGAAAACGGTCTATGATCCTTGTCCTCAGGGGTGGCGTGTCCCACTTACTTATATGAGTGGTGGAGCAATATATTATACTCCTTGGACATATTTGCTTGTAGTGTCTAGTGAAGCGTTCTATTCTTATGATCCTTATAACTATGGGGCTACATATGAATCTTATGGTTTTTCTTTTACGAAAAATGAGGTTAATATTGCCTTCTATCCGTTTACAGGAGGACGCACGTATACTGGTGCATTATCTGATTTAATCCACGGAGGAGGTTACTTGACTGCTACTTTAAGTCGTTCTTTTAGAAGTTATTGTGTCTTTATGGATAAGGCTTCTTTTGCTTCTGGTACGACTCGTCGAAGTTATGGTTATGCTGTCCGTTGTGTTAAAGAATAG
- a CDS encoding DUF4906 domain-containing protein gives MILNKNRLNKALAISLTLVLLLSCSGDDWQKIIGKGKSVEMHFTLKPVMMKSSAFSRANVSDEQGTALAVSMGGQFFDKTPDTKGSTGVDESLVHEVCVFQFDGTESTSKLIKDEYYDPLPSMELITSLSESSSMQTIYVVANLGDIRDRYAANTTTLQEFQNSLYDMATESSVVTGSDLPMVGSYTGTAMPGLYTISLIRLAAKITFSCTVNLQNTSDAFSIQSVRLYSVANVTQLENPTGVYPGNAPADADKYIDYATESSYTSGNVITWYVPENLKGTVASIEAQENKTKINAPAYSTYIEVEGIYTFSNGRVEYATYRFYPGNNLTTDFNLNRNTSYAISMTIKGLNESDARISFPKNLSLDNYGQAATANCYIVNQAAQTYQFNATVMGNGKTTPAATISGIDYGTAFTQEAPAIVPTTLAPASAFVIWETGNKGDVIEDGSLKLINNTYLFFKTANNTTNGNALIGVKDANGILLWSWHIWKTDYAPNVYDANTYDTYRTRTIDTSTYPGYNSIPSRSFKMMKYNLGTTATAANYTTSGVPGELGLYYQWGRKDPFVGATDWTTTTSYGSVRITTTNASGYEWFDGSAADAEAKLPSDVASDASGSISYAIKHPTHFIKSEETINDWIHAVNRSEQRDNLWGNPNLSDKTPNEETGSKSIYDPCPPGWMVTRADGYTEFTVTGINASATNDFLVSGSYDKGWNFYNDGTTSGTTFYWPSVGCRTLSNAVLVGIGTIGYYWTSSSYNSNDRHAMVLNFTEERVQPMNLDGIRSGGAPIRCVQEE, from the coding sequence ATGATATTAAATAAAAATAGATTAAATAAAGCCCTTGCAATAAGTTTAACGCTTGTGTTACTTTTATCATGCAGTGGAGATGATTGGCAAAAGATTATCGGAAAGGGGAAAAGTGTGGAGATGCATTTTACCCTGAAGCCGGTAATGATGAAATCTTCTGCATTTTCGAGAGCAAATGTTTCGGATGAGCAAGGCACTGCATTAGCTGTTAGTATGGGAGGGCAGTTCTTTGATAAAACTCCTGATACAAAAGGATCTACAGGTGTGGATGAATCTCTTGTACATGAAGTTTGTGTTTTTCAATTTGATGGAACTGAGTCTACTTCCAAATTGATTAAAGATGAATATTACGATCCACTGCCTAGTATGGAACTTATAACCTCCCTGAGCGAAAGTTCAAGCATGCAGACGATCTACGTGGTAGCTAATCTTGGAGATATAAGAGACCGATACGCAGCTAATACTACTACTTTGCAGGAATTTCAAAACTCTCTTTATGATATGGCTACAGAGTCTTCTGTGGTTACGGGATCGGATTTGCCTATGGTAGGTAGTTATACCGGTACAGCCATGCCCGGTTTATATACGATCTCTTTAATTCGTTTGGCAGCTAAGATAACTTTTAGCTGCACAGTAAATCTTCAAAATACGAGTGATGCTTTTTCTATACAGTCTGTTCGTCTTTATTCAGTAGCAAATGTTACTCAATTAGAAAATCCTACAGGTGTTTATCCTGGCAATGCACCTGCTGATGCGGATAAATATATTGACTATGCAACTGAATCTTCTTATACTTCGGGTAATGTCATCACATGGTATGTTCCGGAGAATTTAAAAGGTACTGTTGCTTCCATTGAGGCTCAAGAAAATAAGACTAAAATTAATGCACCTGCATATAGTACTTATATTGAAGTGGAAGGTATTTACACTTTTAGCAATGGAAGAGTGGAATATGCAACTTATCGCTTTTATCCGGGCAATAACCTCACCACAGATTTCAATCTGAACCGTAATACTTCTTATGCAATATCCATGACTATTAAAGGGTTGAATGAATCGGATGCCCGGATTTCATTTCCAAAAAATCTTTCCTTGGATAATTATGGGCAGGCAGCTACGGCTAACTGTTATATTGTTAATCAGGCTGCTCAGACTTACCAATTTAATGCAACTGTAATGGGAAATGGTAAAACAACGCCGGCTGCTACTATTTCAGGAATAGATTATGGAACTGCTTTTACGCAAGAAGCTCCCGCTATTGTACCGACTACTTTGGCTCCGGCTTCAGCTTTTGTTATTTGGGAAACAGGTAATAAAGGCGATGTTATTGAAGATGGAAGCCTAAAATTAATAAATAATACTTATTTATTTTTTAAAACAGCCAACAATACTACCAATGGTAATGCTTTAATAGGTGTAAAGGATGCTAACGGTATACTTCTCTGGAGCTGGCATATTTGGAAAACAGATTATGCTCCGAATGTGTATGATGCAAATACCTATGATACTTACAGAACACGTACCATTGATACATCAACCTATCCGGGTTATAACTCTATACCTTCGCGCTCATTTAAGATGATGAAGTATAATTTGGGAACTACTGCGACTGCTGCAAATTATACTACTTCGGGAGTACCCGGGGAATTGGGGTTGTACTATCAATGGGGGCGTAAAGATCCCTTTGTGGGAGCTACAGACTGGACTACTACCACGAGTTATGGAAGTGTTCGCATAACAACGACGAATGCTTCGGGCTATGAATGGTTTGATGGGAGTGCTGCTGATGCAGAAGCAAAGCTGCCTTCAGATGTTGCCTCTGATGCTTCCGGAAGTATTTCCTATGCAATAAAGCACCCAACACATTTTATAAAATCAGAGGAAACTATTAATGATTGGATTCATGCTGTCAATCGTTCAGAACAACGAGATAATCTGTGGGGAAATCCCAATTTATCAGATAAAACACCTAATGAGGAAACAGGTAGCAAATCTATTTATGACCCTTGTCCTCCCGGATGGATGGTTACCAGAGCAGATGGTTATACAGAATTTACTGTTACAGGTATAAATGCATCTGCTACAAATGATTTTCTTGTATCAGGTTCATACGATAAAGGATGGAACTTTTATAATGATGGAACAACTTCAGGAACAACTTTTTATTGGCCATCAGTAGGTTGTCGTACTCTTTCTAATGCAGTTCTAGTGGGAATAGGGACTATAGGTTATTATTGGACATCTTCTTCATATAATTCTAATGATAGACATGCAATGGTTTTAAATTTTACTGAAGAGCGTGTTCAGCCAATGAATCTTGATGGTATTCGTTCAGGTGGTGCTCCGATACGTTGTGTTCAAGAGGAATAG
- a CDS encoding fimbrillin family protein: MKKVTLFSLSLLLLAACSSDNEPQSGTNTTDPVEIKLNAGIQSIETSTRGGGVISGTSLASALNVSLARLDATDGTPPYPQYSTLSSALAATVSTGGTIAFSTTQYYQANGYSTKLVSWYPAATPASGVITYTLLDGSTDIMLSSEVSGSKTSHFNALTFAHQLTQIQIKAYAEDDDALNLWGDITAAIKIKSQPSVCKITLPSTVTFPESNAEVSMSETSATLAVGSTSAVSCGYAMIPPATGLSIDVTTVKGGTQTVALPSQAYAAGTAYVISLLFKSTGISPTATITDWSSTTIETPVGVQ; the protein is encoded by the coding sequence ATGAAAAAAGTGACTTTATTCTCATTGTCCTTACTGCTCTTGGCAGCTTGCTCTTCGGACAATGAACCGCAAAGCGGAACAAATACAACCGATCCGGTGGAAATTAAATTGAATGCAGGTATTCAAAGTATAGAAACTAGTACTAGAGGTGGTGGAGTGATTTCAGGCACATCACTGGCAAGTGCGCTTAATGTCAGCCTTGCCAGACTTGATGCTACTGATGGCACACCCCCATATCCCCAATACAGCACCTTATCTTCAGCTTTAGCAGCTACCGTTAGTACAGGCGGAACAATAGCTTTCAGTACTACACAATATTACCAGGCTAACGGATATAGTACAAAATTAGTAAGTTGGTATCCTGCGGCTACCCCCGCTTCAGGAGTGATTACTTATACATTATTAGACGGAAGCACAGACATTATGCTTAGTAGCGAAGTTTCAGGCAGTAAAACTAGTCATTTTAATGCGCTTACTTTCGCACATCAGCTTACTCAAATACAGATTAAAGCTTATGCTGAAGATGATGATGCATTAAATTTATGGGGTGATATCACTGCTGCTATAAAAATTAAATCACAGCCCTCTGTCTGTAAAATTACCTTACCTTCTACAGTCACTTTCCCAGAATCCAATGCTGAAGTGTCAATGTCCGAAACTTCAGCAACTCTAGCAGTAGGTTCTACTTCAGCAGTATCTTGCGGTTACGCAATGATTCCACCCGCAACAGGTTTGAGCATAGATGTAACTACAGTAAAGGGAGGTACCCAAACAGTTGCCTTGCCTTCTCAAGCATATGCAGCAGGTACAGCCTATGTAATCAGTTTGTTATTTAAATCTACTGGTATCAGTCCTACAGCAACTATCACAGATTGGTCATCTACAACAATTGAAACTCCTGTAGGTGTACAATAA
- a CDS encoding FimB/Mfa2 family fimbrial subunit — protein MKTKPIHISSILPEGIVLLACLICIALLPSGCVREDVNGCVQYSLSVKVVDTEGNDITTSGTVTSVKLYLFDQKGFVRIIPEGTSTDFLLGEEYGKSVTLVAWGNLKMDSLQLSGLTVGTSLKDARVQLLQRVNGNNLPSTDLFYSRVEFSGNEDATTRGMNESTATLVLERMSAAVSIKTYSLSDYFGQAQQGEAYRIVVRGAGNALNFLGNPTGGDAGYEPDIQTSSLGDLYAPAFRVFPTESNAALSIDLYKGEEKIFTTSTDDQGDPLQAPAGKQIDVNIDFSHARVKVSVEISDWDQVDQDTQM, from the coding sequence TTGAAAACCAAACCAATACATATAAGCTCTATTTTGCCAGAAGGGATTGTGCTTTTAGCCTGTCTTATCTGCATTGCTCTGCTTCCAAGCGGGTGTGTGCGAGAGGATGTAAACGGTTGTGTGCAATACAGCCTCTCGGTCAAGGTGGTGGATACGGAAGGCAATGACATTACCACTTCGGGAACAGTAACTTCGGTAAAGCTTTACCTGTTTGATCAGAAGGGTTTTGTGCGAATTATTCCTGAGGGCACTTCCACCGATTTTCTTTTGGGTGAGGAGTATGGAAAGAGTGTGACCCTGGTAGCCTGGGGGAATCTCAAAATGGACAGTTTGCAGCTCTCCGGACTCACTGTGGGCACCTCTCTTAAAGATGCCCGGGTACAGTTACTTCAACGGGTGAACGGTAACAACCTGCCCTCTACGGATCTATTTTACAGTCGTGTAGAGTTCTCCGGAAACGAGGATGCTACCACCAGGGGGATGAACGAGAGTACTGCTACGCTGGTGTTGGAACGCATGTCGGCAGCTGTAAGCATCAAGACCTATTCTTTGAGCGACTATTTCGGTCAGGCTCAGCAGGGAGAAGCTTATCGGATTGTGGTTCGCGGAGCGGGCAATGCCCTTAATTTTCTGGGTAACCCCACCGGAGGGGATGCGGGTTATGAACCGGATATTCAAACCTCGTCTCTGGGAGACCTTTATGCTCCTGCTTTCAGGGTCTTTCCCACCGAATCAAACGCGGCTCTGTCTATCGACCTGTATAAGGGAGAAGAGAAGATTTTCACCACTTCCACTGATGATCAGGGGGACCCCTTGCAGGCTCCGGCAGGAAAACAGATTGATGTGAACATCGACTTTAGTCATGCGAGAGTCAAAGTCTCGGTTGAAATATCTGATTGGGATCAGGTTGATCAGGATACGCAAATGTAA
- a CDS encoding helix-turn-helix domain-containing protein: MANIKEPIELTLKRVNDYRIVAKSEYRFITTDFAIVDSFKQLDSSLFGIKRPYRMKEGRIIYVTSGWMHASINLIEHNFHSGDVAIFSPDSIVEIIEYNDDFDMKAIVIGKDFIQYTKVNDTLEHYITPRQNVKVVLNPKEQEQIEAYFSLIWSTVHESLFRREVVQNLTSALLFNISYIRKNNMRNLQTQLSHQEELFHRFIALVNKFSSTERNVSFYADRLYLTPRYLNTVIKQTSHQTVMEWINQSTIMEAKILLKHSNLLVYEISDRLNFANPSFFCKFFKKMTGITPLTYQREK, encoded by the coding sequence ATGGCAAATATTAAAGAACCAATAGAGCTGACTTTAAAGCGAGTTAATGACTATAGAATAGTAGCTAAATCTGAATACAGGTTTATCACAACAGATTTTGCTATCGTCGACAGTTTCAAACAATTAGACAGCTCGCTATTTGGCATCAAACGCCCATACAGAATGAAAGAAGGTAGAATTATCTATGTGACTAGTGGCTGGATGCATGCCTCTATTAATTTAATAGAGCATAATTTTCATTCAGGTGATGTAGCTATTTTTTCACCAGATTCCATTGTAGAGATAATAGAATACAACGATGATTTTGACATGAAAGCAATTGTCATTGGAAAAGATTTTATACAATACACCAAAGTAAATGATACATTGGAGCATTACATCACTCCAAGACAGAATGTCAAGGTTGTGCTTAACCCAAAAGAGCAAGAACAAATAGAAGCATATTTTTCATTGATATGGAGCACTGTACATGAAAGTCTTTTTAGAAGAGAAGTAGTGCAAAACCTTACCAGTGCACTTCTTTTCAATATCAGCTATATTCGCAAAAATAACATGAGAAACCTTCAAACCCAATTGTCTCACCAAGAAGAACTCTTCCATCGTTTTATTGCGTTAGTCAACAAATTTAGTAGCACCGAGCGAAACGTCTCTTTCTATGCCGACAGATTATATCTTACCCCACGCTACCTAAATACAGTGATCAAACAAACAAGTCATCAAACAGTCATGGAATGGATTAACCAATCCACTATAATGGAAGCAAAAATATTATTAAAACATAGCAATTTATTGGTCTATGAAATCTCAGACCGACTAAACTTCGCTAATCCATCTTTTTTCTGCAAATTCTTTAAAAAGATGACAGGTATAACACCTTTAACTTATCAACGAGAGAAATAG